In Candidatus Cohnella colombiensis, one DNA window encodes the following:
- a CDS encoding 2-oxoacid:ferredoxin oxidoreductase subunit beta has translation MATFKEFRNNVKPNWCPGCGDFSVQAAIQRAAANVGLEPEQLAVISGIGCSGRISGYINAYGLHGIHGRSLPIAQGVKLANRELTVIASGGDGDGFAIGMGHTIHAIRRNLDVTYIVMDNQIYGLTKGQTSPRSAEGFKTKSTPEGSIESTLSPLEIALSAGATFVAQSFSSDLKQLTALIEAGLQHKGFSLINVFSPCVTFNKINTYDWFKENIVNLEQFPDYDPSNRIAAMNKIMETNGMLTGLVYQNKERKPYDDLIVGFKQEGLAGQDIHLSREDFDKLLTEFN, from the coding sequence ATGGCGACATTTAAAGAATTTCGCAACAATGTGAAGCCGAACTGGTGCCCAGGCTGTGGAGATTTTTCCGTCCAAGCTGCGATTCAACGTGCTGCTGCGAATGTTGGACTTGAGCCTGAACAATTAGCTGTAATCTCAGGAATCGGTTGCTCGGGTCGAATTTCCGGATATATTAATGCATATGGATTACACGGGATACATGGTCGTTCACTTCCGATTGCACAAGGGGTTAAGCTTGCGAATCGTGAATTGACAGTCATCGCATCAGGTGGCGATGGCGATGGTTTCGCGATCGGGATGGGACATACGATACATGCCATTCGTCGAAACCTTGATGTGACTTACATTGTCATGGACAACCAAATTTATGGTTTAACGAAAGGGCAGACGTCACCGCGTTCTGCTGAAGGCTTCAAGACGAAGTCAACGCCAGAAGGCTCGATCGAGTCTACCTTGTCTCCGCTAGAGATCGCATTGTCCGCAGGTGCTACATTCGTCGCACAATCGTTCTCCAGCGATCTGAAGCAGCTGACAGCGTTGATTGAAGCAGGGCTACAGCATAAAGGCTTCTCGCTTATTAACGTATTCAGCCCATGCGTAACGTTCAACAAAATCAACACGTATGATTGGTTTAAAGAAAATATCGTTAATTTAGAGCAGTTCCCTGATTATGATCCTTCAAATCGCATTGCAGCGATGAACAAGATTATGGAAACGAACGGGATGCTGACAGGTCTTGTGTACCAAAACAAAGAGCGCAAACCTTACGATGATCTCATTGTTGGCTTCAAACAAGAGGGTTTAGCAGGTCAAGATATTCATCTGTCGCGCGAAGATTTTGACAAATTGTTGACAGAATTCAATTAA
- a CDS encoding ABC transporter ATP-binding protein — protein MIEHHRFSYELSNIRVNAHSSFSTTNALRLQIEKMTINAGDWIYMVGVNGSGKSTLARLLAGLYIEGADGYIDRGFAGELTSPIVLQQADAQLFGETPREEVQFALEWLRVSAARLPEMIELALERTGLLHLADEPWERLSGGQRQLAVIAAATAGEGATPFLVLDEATAMLDEHHRGRVMEVVEQLHRQGTTVVWVTQRLDELVPDRRVVALSDGQIVYDGETRDFLFGDRMLELSPCERSGIRMPYLASMAIQLRRQGQLEDPLPVTLIEWRKVLGDIGVTRQSRESAISETTI, from the coding sequence ATGATCGAGCATCATAGGTTTTCTTATGAACTATCGAATATTAGGGTAAATGCTCACAGTAGTTTTAGTACAACGAATGCACTACGACTACAAATTGAGAAAATGACGATTAATGCTGGTGACTGGATCTACATGGTCGGCGTCAATGGGAGCGGAAAATCAACGCTTGCTCGGTTACTAGCTGGGCTCTATATTGAAGGGGCAGATGGGTACATCGATCGTGGCTTTGCCGGGGAGTTGACGAGTCCTATTGTTTTACAACAAGCAGATGCGCAGTTATTCGGTGAAACACCGCGAGAAGAAGTTCAATTTGCTTTGGAATGGCTAAGGGTATCTGCTGCTCGATTACCGGAAATGATTGAGCTTGCCCTTGAGCGAACAGGTTTACTTCACTTGGCTGATGAACCGTGGGAGCGTCTATCGGGTGGTCAACGACAGCTTGCTGTGATTGCAGCCGCGACAGCAGGTGAAGGAGCTACGCCTTTTCTTGTGTTGGATGAAGCGACAGCGATGCTCGATGAGCATCATCGTGGTCGCGTGATGGAAGTTGTTGAGCAGCTTCATCGTCAAGGGACTACTGTTGTCTGGGTAACCCAGCGTTTGGACGAATTAGTTCCAGATCGGCGAGTTGTTGCACTGAGTGATGGTCAGATTGTCTATGACGGAGAGACGAGAGACTTTCTGTTTGGGGACCGAATGTTAGAGTTATCTCCTTGTGAACGCAGTGGTATTCGTATGCCTTACTTAGCTTCGATGGCAATACAATTAAGAAGACAAGGGCAATTGGAAGATCCATTGCCTGTTACTTTAATAGAATGGCGAAAGGTGCTGGGAGACATTGGCGTCACACGTCAATCTCGGGAATCGGCAATTTCCGAAACAACAATCTAA
- a CDS encoding YlbF family regulator: protein MSAHAHDHDHDDSECSIPVFDSRELVVREDIMTRAKELANLITTTDEVAMFQKAEKLIQTHPKVQELITTIKKKQKELVAFQTTFKNQAMVDKIEAEIAELQDEIDTMPIVQQFQQSQVDVNYMLQSIISVVRDIVAEKIDVEAATPAEAPEECD from the coding sequence ATGTCAGCACACGCACATGATCATGACCATGACGATTCAGAATGTAGCATTCCCGTATTCGATAGCCGGGAACTGGTCGTTCGCGAAGACATTATGACTCGCGCAAAGGAACTGGCAAATCTCATTACGACAACGGATGAGGTGGCAATGTTCCAGAAAGCAGAGAAGTTGATTCAGACTCATCCCAAAGTTCAAGAGCTGATCACGACAATCAAGAAAAAGCAGAAAGAGCTTGTCGCTTTCCAAACGACGTTCAAAAATCAAGCGATGGTCGACAAAATCGAAGCTGAAATCGCTGAGTTGCAAGATGAGATTGATACGATGCCCATCGTACAACAGTTTCAACAAAGTCAGGTCGATGTCAATTACATGCTGCAATCCATCATTTCTGTCGTACGTGATATTGTAGCAGAGAAGATCGATGTAGAAGCCGCTACTCCTGCAGAAGCACCTGAAGAGTGTGATTAA
- a CDS encoding tyrosine-type recombinase/integrase, with product MEMRLSRVDEKLLVLRFPYDEGLVNRLRMLSQRRWMPEHRGWTIPYTLPAIERLFAAFEDVHFVVEPGLLKEWPRLNDLLLARAIREIEQHKLELEDSQWGTEIEAKLVFELRKRGYSSKTIRTYRGHIRRFYAFYNTCRHCSVHDLIGRYSYELLEDQRSASYVNQAISAVKFFMEKVFRITNGTIAYVRPKKENKLPNVLSQSEVMRLLATVQNRKHRAMLFLTYSSGLRVSEVVKMRRSDLDQARKVVHVRQGKGKKDRITILSEAAYEAVLQYLNNEPQHDHWLFPGQQLGHHLSERTLQKVFEAAVSKAKIDKPVTLHSLRHSFATHLLEGGIDIRYIQDLLGHKNIQTTERYTHVAVKDIKRIQSPLDRFLEQQDSTSSPSED from the coding sequence ATGGAAATGAGACTAAGTAGGGTAGATGAAAAGTTGCTTGTGTTGCGATTCCCGTACGATGAGGGACTAGTGAATCGTCTGCGCATGCTTTCCCAGAGACGGTGGATGCCAGAGCATCGTGGGTGGACTATTCCGTACACTTTGCCTGCCATTGAACGGTTGTTCGCTGCATTCGAGGATGTTCACTTCGTCGTTGAGCCTGGGTTACTAAAAGAATGGCCCCGCTTAAATGATCTATTACTAGCTCGTGCAATACGCGAGATTGAGCAGCACAAGCTGGAGCTTGAAGACTCACAGTGGGGCACAGAAATAGAGGCTAAGCTTGTGTTTGAACTTCGCAAGAGAGGATACAGCTCGAAGACGATCCGCACCTATCGGGGCCATATTCGGCGGTTCTATGCATTCTACAACACTTGCCGTCATTGTTCTGTCCATGATCTCATCGGGCGTTATAGTTATGAATTGTTGGAAGATCAACGTTCAGCATCCTACGTGAATCAAGCCATCAGTGCAGTGAAGTTCTTCATGGAAAAGGTATTCAGAATTACGAATGGCACCATCGCCTATGTTCGTCCGAAAAAGGAAAATAAGTTGCCGAATGTATTAAGTCAATCTGAAGTGATGCGCCTTCTCGCAACGGTCCAGAACCGAAAGCATCGGGCGATGTTATTCCTCACCTATTCCTCTGGACTAAGAGTGAGTGAAGTCGTCAAAATGCGCCGATCCGATCTTGACCAAGCTCGAAAGGTTGTCCATGTCCGTCAAGGTAAAGGAAAGAAGGATCGTATCACCATCCTATCTGAAGCGGCCTATGAAGCCGTGCTGCAATATCTCAACAATGAGCCCCAGCATGATCACTGGCTATTCCCAGGTCAACAGCTTGGACACCATCTCAGTGAACGCACCCTCCAAAAAGTGTTCGAAGCCGCGGTCTCCAAAGCTAAGATCGATAAGCCAGTAACCCTTCACAGCTTAAGACACTCGTTCGCTACCCACTTACTAGAGGGCGGGATTGATATCCGCTACATTCAAGATCTCTTAGGTCACAAGAACATCCAAACCACCGAAAGATACACCCACGTAGCGGTCAAAGACATCAAACGTATCCAAAGCCCCCTTGATCGCTTCTTGGAACAGCAAGACTCCACATCATCACCTAGTGAGGATTGA
- the miaB gene encoding tRNA (N6-isopentenyl adenosine(37)-C2)-methylthiotransferase MiaB yields the protein MSTEGKDYSKYFDFSDAKVLSQEDGKTTYRIKGRNIQVNSTPSYKDEKQRGKEQIQVHYDQVVPDELKQLGAGKKYMIQTYGCQMNEHDTEIMRGLFEEMGYVAAVERNDADVILLNTCAVRENAEDKVFGELGHLKVLKQQRPELILGVCGCMSQEASVVNRIMQKHAHVDVVFGTHNIHRLPHLLQDANFGKEMVVEVWSKEGDIIENLPKKRTEGLRAWVNIMYGCDKFCTYCIVPYTRGKERSRLPEDVIAEVRDLARQGYKEITLLGQNVNAYGKDFEDRNYRFGDLMDDMRKVDIPRVRFTTSHPRDFDDHLIEVLAKGGNLVEHIHLPVQSGSTEVLKRMSRKYTRERYLDLVARIRSAIPQAVLTTDIIVGFPGETEEQFQETLTLVKEAKISSAYTFIYSPREGTPAADMVDDVSFEEKQKRLARLNAVIGQLSLEHHQELIGQVVEVLVEGESKNNSNVLSGRTRSNKLIHFEGDKAWIGQFVHVKITAAQTWYVKAEVVSEPSHAAV from the coding sequence GTGAGTACTGAAGGAAAGGATTATAGTAAATACTTCGACTTCTCCGATGCGAAGGTACTGAGTCAAGAAGATGGAAAAACGACTTATCGTATCAAAGGTCGTAACATACAAGTAAATTCTACCCCCTCATATAAGGATGAGAAGCAACGGGGCAAAGAGCAGATTCAAGTGCATTACGATCAAGTCGTGCCAGATGAACTGAAGCAGTTAGGTGCTGGGAAGAAGTATATGATCCAAACCTATGGCTGCCAAATGAATGAGCACGATACAGAAATTATGCGCGGGCTGTTTGAAGAAATGGGCTATGTTGCAGCGGTTGAGCGTAATGACGCGGATGTCATCTTGCTGAATACTTGCGCAGTGCGTGAGAATGCAGAAGATAAAGTGTTTGGCGAGCTTGGTCATCTGAAAGTGCTCAAGCAGCAACGTCCGGAGTTGATTTTAGGCGTATGTGGCTGTATGTCTCAGGAAGCGTCCGTCGTCAATCGGATTATGCAAAAGCATGCCCATGTCGACGTCGTATTCGGGACGCACAATATTCATCGTCTGCCTCATTTGCTTCAAGATGCGAATTTTGGCAAAGAGATGGTCGTTGAGGTATGGTCTAAGGAAGGCGACATTATTGAGAATCTTCCTAAGAAGCGGACTGAAGGACTTAGAGCATGGGTAAACATCATGTATGGCTGCGATAAATTTTGCACTTATTGCATCGTTCCCTATACACGCGGTAAGGAGCGCAGTCGACTTCCAGAAGACGTCATTGCTGAGGTGCGCGATCTAGCCCGTCAAGGCTATAAAGAGATCACGTTACTCGGACAAAATGTGAATGCATACGGGAAAGACTTCGAGGATCGCAATTATCGGTTTGGCGATCTGATGGACGATATGCGTAAAGTAGATATTCCGCGCGTGCGATTCACAACGAGTCACCCGCGCGACTTCGATGATCATCTGATTGAAGTGCTTGCAAAAGGCGGAAACCTAGTGGAGCATATCCATCTACCCGTGCAATCTGGGAGCACGGAAGTTCTAAAGCGTATGAGTCGCAAATATACTCGTGAACGCTATCTGGACCTCGTCGCTCGGATTCGTTCAGCGATTCCGCAAGCTGTGCTAACGACAGATATTATCGTTGGGTTTCCTGGGGAGACGGAAGAGCAATTCCAAGAAACGCTCACTCTCGTTAAAGAAGCGAAAATATCCTCCGCGTACACGTTCATTTACTCTCCACGCGAGGGAACGCCGGCTGCGGATATGGTAGACGATGTGTCGTTCGAGGAGAAGCAGAAACGTCTTGCAAGACTGAATGCGGTAATTGGCCAGCTATCGCTTGAGCATCATCAGGAGCTGATCGGGCAAGTCGTTGAAGTGCTCGTTGAAGGCGAAAGTAAAAATAACTCTAACGTTTTATCTGGGCGCACAAGATCGAACAAGCTCATTCACTTCGAAGGAGATAAAGCTTGGATTGGTCAATTCGTCCATGTGAAAATCACTGCGGCACAAACATGGTACGTGAAGGCAGAGGTCGTCTCTGAACCGTCTCATGCAGCAGTATAA
- a CDS encoding phosphate propanoyltransferase: protein MTDAKRVPIGVSARHIHLSQAHVEQLFGTGAQLSEFKALSQPGQFAANETVAVYGPKGSFAKVRILGPARSATQLEVSRTDAFALGLKPPLRESGKIEDTPGIRIVGPAGEVTIEQGVIVAARHIHFHTSDAKKWGIADKQLLKVRVGGERGVIFEQVLARVSDQFALDMHIDTDEGNAAGVATGEFGEIVE from the coding sequence ATGACAGATGCAAAGAGAGTACCGATCGGCGTATCCGCTAGACATATACATCTATCCCAGGCTCATGTAGAGCAATTGTTCGGAACAGGTGCACAGCTATCAGAGTTTAAAGCTCTGTCGCAGCCAGGTCAATTCGCGGCGAATGAAACGGTGGCCGTGTATGGACCCAAGGGCTCGTTCGCGAAAGTTCGTATATTAGGTCCTGCAAGAAGTGCAACTCAGCTTGAAGTATCTCGTACTGACGCATTCGCATTAGGGCTTAAACCGCCACTAAGAGAATCAGGTAAGATTGAGGATACACCAGGCATTCGGATTGTAGGTCCGGCAGGTGAAGTGACTATAGAGCAGGGAGTTATCGTTGCAGCACGCCATATTCACTTCCATACTTCAGATGCAAAGAAGTGGGGAATCGCTGATAAGCAATTGCTTAAGGTGCGTGTGGGCGGCGAACGTGGGGTTATTTTTGAACAGGTGCTTGCAAGGGTCTCAGATCAATTCGCTCTCGATATGCATATTGACACAGATGAAGGCAATGCAGCCGGCGTCGCAACGGGTGAGTTCGGCGAGATCGTAGAGTAA
- a CDS encoding GNAT family N-acetyltransferase gives MMIKVQLTNKNEAYIIKNLYPLYLYDLSEHYVRFPNAHGIYEDGDEYKTLSDQYDVQNIWWDKPDCLYPYLILVEDKPAGFILIATPPHCSEGVDYFVNDFFLLRPYRGKGVAEQAAIKVFEQFKGSWELFTNPSERNIVGQRFWRKTISNYSNDNYAEMCGDTFDGYKLIYRFDNSRKV, from the coding sequence ATGATGATTAAAGTGCAGTTAACCAATAAAAACGAAGCATATATAATAAAAAATTTATATCCTCTTTATTTGTACGATTTGTCAGAACATTATGTTAGATTTCCGAATGCCCATGGAATTTACGAAGATGGTGATGAGTATAAAACTTTGAGCGACCAATATGATGTTCAGAATATTTGGTGGGACAAGCCAGATTGTTTATACCCCTATCTAATTCTAGTAGAAGACAAACCGGCGGGATTTATTCTCATTGCTACACCTCCACATTGTTCAGAGGGAGTTGATTATTTTGTTAATGATTTCTTTTTACTCCGTCCTTATAGGGGCAAGGGAGTAGCCGAACAGGCTGCTATTAAAGTATTTGAGCAATTCAAAGGGAGTTGGGAACTGTTTACTAACCCTTCTGAAAGAAATATAGTAGGGCAAAGATTTTGGAGGAAGACCATTTCAAATTATAGTAATGATAATTATGCCGAGATGTGTGGAGATACTTTTGACGGATATAAACTTATTTATCGATTTGATAATTCAAGGAAGGTTTGA
- a CDS encoding biotin transporter BioY, whose protein sequence is MSSSTQSTISTKNTRAATSQWIRGVVFTALFGALFIAGSYLKVSIGFTPVPITLQSLTIMLAGGLLGAVYGFWSIFIVILLTATGLPLMGEGSGLSKIFGATGGFIWMFPFAAFLIGFVTDKLFTERKRLSLPKVILLFVSIFGFGSLLLYVTGIPWLAHFSATLDLQGAIEKGMVPFLTGDLIKAIVATLIIASIRPVLPLIRPQKKSQ, encoded by the coding sequence ATGTCTTCGTCCACACAATCAACCATTTCTACGAAAAACACACGTGCAGCAACAAGCCAATGGATCAGAGGCGTCGTATTTACAGCACTATTCGGCGCACTATTCATTGCAGGAAGTTATTTGAAGGTTTCCATTGGCTTTACTCCCGTACCCATTACTTTGCAGAGTCTCACTATTATGCTTGCTGGAGGATTGCTAGGCGCGGTGTATGGCTTTTGGAGTATCTTCATCGTCATTCTATTAACAGCTACAGGGCTCCCTCTAATGGGTGAAGGAAGTGGATTATCGAAGATTTTTGGCGCAACGGGCGGCTTTATCTGGATGTTTCCATTCGCTGCTTTCCTCATCGGCTTTGTTACGGATAAGCTGTTTACTGAACGCAAGAGGTTATCCTTACCTAAAGTGATTCTCTTATTTGTTTCGATCTTCGGTTTTGGTTCATTGTTACTCTACGTAACTGGAATCCCTTGGCTTGCACATTTCTCTGCAACACTCGATCTTCAAGGTGCAATTGAGAAGGGAATGGTTCCTTTCTTGACCGGTGATCTCATTAAAGCGATCGTTGCTACACTAATTATCGCTTCGATCAGACCCGTTCTGCCACTTATCCGTCCACAAAAAAAATCACAATAG
- a CDS encoding MFS transporter, giving the protein MIPRPQENSAPTVAVTDVTKRHHLIFAITTVLYWATLYIYVPILSPYLHDRGLSMGWIGFILGSYGLTQVITRLPLGIYSDRLSQRKPFLIAGMLAGLLSCVLFMLPGTWEGPLSGRLMAGICAAAWVPFSVLFASYYPADRTHQAMGTLSFLTVFGQLIGMSASGALAAWGGWNYAFICGIGIAAIGTLMAFFVYEPNITKPKTSDTAPTAKVNRNLVFRSAALWRVSILSLLAHGILFITMFGFTPLQATELGADKFQLTLIVISFMIPHALVSLWTGRKLAPRYGSRNIIIIGFIAAALFTAAIPYSTNLGWLALTQALNGVAQALYFPLLLSLAIRGFQSQQRATAMGLYQSVYSIGMFLGPYLAGSLNSFGSLRLGFLFGSALGIVAAAISWSKQLKD; this is encoded by the coding sequence ATGATACCGCGACCGCAAGAAAATAGTGCCCCTACTGTTGCAGTCACAGACGTAACGAAGCGACACCATCTCATATTCGCAATAACTACCGTCCTCTATTGGGCGACTTTATATATCTATGTACCGATTCTTAGTCCTTATCTTCATGATCGCGGATTGTCGATGGGTTGGATCGGCTTCATTCTCGGAAGCTATGGCTTAACGCAAGTAATAACTCGATTACCGCTCGGAATCTATTCGGATCGATTGAGTCAGCGCAAGCCTTTTCTCATTGCAGGAATGTTGGCAGGGTTATTAAGCTGTGTGTTGTTTATGTTACCTGGGACTTGGGAAGGACCACTTTCGGGGCGGTTAATGGCGGGAATATGTGCTGCAGCTTGGGTACCATTCAGTGTACTGTTCGCATCATACTATCCGGCAGATCGGACACATCAAGCGATGGGAACGTTAAGCTTCTTAACCGTATTCGGTCAATTGATTGGAATGAGCGCAAGCGGCGCTCTAGCCGCATGGGGAGGCTGGAACTATGCTTTCATCTGCGGTATTGGAATTGCTGCTATAGGCACATTGATGGCATTTTTCGTCTATGAGCCTAATATTACAAAACCAAAGACTAGTGATACCGCACCCACCGCAAAAGTGAATCGAAACCTTGTGTTCCGTTCCGCGGCATTGTGGAGAGTATCGATACTTTCGCTACTCGCACATGGCATTTTGTTTATTACGATGTTCGGGTTTACCCCGCTGCAAGCGACTGAGCTTGGCGCGGACAAATTCCAGCTTACTCTCATCGTTATCTCATTCATGATTCCGCATGCCCTCGTGTCGCTTTGGACGGGACGCAAGCTTGCTCCCCGCTATGGAAGTCGTAACATCATTATTATCGGATTCATTGCTGCTGCACTATTTACTGCGGCAATCCCGTACAGCACCAATCTCGGATGGCTCGCATTAACGCAGGCGTTGAATGGCGTAGCTCAGGCGCTCTATTTTCCATTGTTGCTGAGCTTAGCCATTCGTGGCTTTCAATCCCAGCAACGGGCTACCGCCATGGGTTTATACCAATCAGTCTACTCGATCGGAATGTTTCTTGGTCCTTATTTAGCCGGGAGCTTAAACAGCTTCGGTAGTCTTCGGCTCGGATTTCTGTTTGGCTCAGCACTTGGAATTGTTGCAGCTGCAATATCTTGGAGCAAGCAATTAAAGGACTAA
- a CDS encoding ATP-binding cassette domain-containing protein has translation MASHVNLGNRQFPKQQSNRLMALTISGLMWRNGVEEQFTSDDIIVNEGKLVLLIGRNGVGKTTLLEKLAGLRDPEQLNIAYGNEKLWQDEGRRRRKLNGIALHSNSYACQNAEQMLFARSVEEELHFSLKAYRSDRLETDKQIAEALKAVGWNHTWLSRDPYQLSGGERRRCALASVFATPASWLLLDEPTAGLDGEGHQCIGQALLERKRSGTGMMLISHDLDWALPLADSVLLLAQDGTVRLCSPEQLLAHPHWLAEIDMEVPGWLEVGHELWMMGVPAQQIWQPQEAAVATFELVKHQPALQEQGVTETRQKDTQSQRVNEISVEIQDKQDRHKIAVPMKHRLGAFDPRAIWLGYLLLSIGLFAQVAWVGVAIGAVVVGACLSIGRISLWRWRKLIITYGVISIFASAVFAAGMDGYEITVDLSAFQRTLLSFSRTMLVLLLGLSIPLVMTPLSLRRALDQLLRVRGRTFRIIDRFILTVTLMIRFIPVLIQEWNRFSRIYLSRGKAIGSKPWRFIVQLSERSIPFLLAMFRLGDEVAVALESRGVSLNHSPTRVTVLRFKTLDYVFVTIVMLVATSLWVIARKLVL, from the coding sequence TTGGCGTCACACGTCAATCTCGGGAATCGGCAATTTCCGAAACAACAATCTAATCGATTAATGGCGTTAACTATATCGGGCTTGATGTGGCGTAACGGAGTAGAAGAGCAGTTCACTTCAGACGACATCATTGTTAACGAGGGGAAACTCGTCTTACTCATTGGTCGCAATGGAGTGGGGAAGACGACGTTATTAGAAAAGCTTGCAGGTTTACGTGATCCTGAACAACTGAACATAGCGTACGGTAATGAAAAGCTGTGGCAGGATGAGGGTCGTCGTAGGCGGAAATTAAATGGTATAGCGCTACATAGCAATAGTTATGCGTGTCAAAATGCCGAGCAAATGCTATTCGCACGAAGCGTGGAGGAAGAGCTTCACTTCTCTCTTAAAGCCTATCGTTCAGATAGATTGGAAACTGATAAGCAAATCGCTGAAGCGCTAAAGGCTGTCGGTTGGAATCACACTTGGTTATCGCGAGATCCATATCAGCTTAGTGGTGGAGAACGTCGTCGCTGCGCGTTGGCTTCTGTATTCGCAACCCCAGCTTCATGGTTGTTGCTTGATGAACCGACAGCTGGCTTAGATGGTGAAGGGCATCAGTGCATAGGGCAAGCATTACTGGAACGCAAACGATCAGGCACAGGTATGATGTTGATTTCGCATGATCTCGATTGGGCACTCCCGCTGGCAGACTCGGTACTTTTATTGGCTCAGGATGGTACGGTACGCTTATGTAGTCCAGAGCAATTGCTAGCTCATCCGCATTGGTTAGCAGAGATTGATATGGAAGTGCCGGGTTGGCTTGAAGTCGGACATGAGCTATGGATGATGGGTGTACCTGCACAGCAGATTTGGCAACCACAAGAGGCTGCTGTCGCTACATTTGAACTGGTCAAGCATCAACCAGCTTTGCAGGAACAGGGAGTGACTGAAACTAGGCAAAAAGATACGCAATCACAACGTGTCAATGAAATTAGCGTTGAAATACAGGATAAACAAGATCGTCACAAAATAGCAGTCCCGATGAAGCATCGATTAGGGGCGTTCGATCCAAGAGCGATTTGGCTAGGCTATCTGTTATTGTCTATTGGATTATTCGCTCAAGTCGCGTGGGTTGGCGTTGCGATCGGAGCTGTCGTCGTAGGGGCATGTCTCTCCATCGGTCGAATCTCTCTATGGAGATGGCGCAAGCTGATTATCACCTATGGAGTAATTTCTATATTCGCTTCAGCGGTATTCGCAGCGGGGATGGATGGTTATGAAATTACAGTTGATTTGTCCGCATTTCAACGCACATTACTCTCGTTCAGTAGAACGATGCTAGTGTTGTTACTCGGACTGAGTATTCCGCTAGTGATGACGCCGTTATCGCTGCGAAGGGCGCTAGATCAGCTGCTTCGTGTGAGAGGGAGAACTTTTCGTATCATCGATCGATTTATTCTTACAGTAACGCTGATGATTCGCTTTATTCCTGTTCTGATTCAAGAGTGGAATCGTTTCTCGAGAATTTATTTATCTAGAGGCAAAGCGATCGGGAGTAAACCGTGGCGGTTCATCGTTCAGCTCTCGGAGCGCTCGATCCCTTTTTTGTTAGCGATGTTTCGGTTAGGGGATGAGGTTGCAGTGGCATTGGAAAGTCGGGGAGTGTCGTTAAATCATAGCCCGACACGTGTTACTGTACTTCGATTTAAAACGTTGGATTATGTCTTTGTTACTATAGTGATGCTCGTTGCCACTTCGTTGTGGGTGATCGCGCGGAAATTAGTCCTTTAA